CGGCGGCGAACGTGGTCGCGGCCACGATGAGCGCAAGGCAGTACCAGCGTCGTGGAGTTGTCCGCCGATGTCGCCTCGAGCGGTGCCGCCTCATGGCTGAACTCGTCTCATTGAAGCCCTTGACCTGGGGATTGCTTTGCGCCAATCCCAGCGCACTGTGTTCTCCATGCGAGTGACCCGCTCCTGGAATAGGTCGATCAGCGCGCGGAGTCGCCGGTGCCCGGGATCACAGCTTCCTGACTCGGGTGGCTCGATAACGAAAGCTGTCCTGTCTGGCGGCCTCGTAGTGGAATTCGACGCGATCGCCCGCCTCCAATGCCAGGAATCCCGTGCCCTCGATGACGGAAAAGTGCACCCACACGTCGTGCCCGTCGGGCAACTCGGCCGATGCGATGGCGCCCCAACCCTTCTCGGCGTGGAAGAACTTGACAATGCCTCCGATCATCGTCCGATCATCGCGCACCTACCACTGCAATCCCGGGACGATGCGGGCGACGCGCGCCGCGGGGCCGGGCATGGCCATGAGCGGCATGATGACCGGGGCGAGCACAGCGAGGGGACCGCGACTCCGGCGCGTGTCCGGCGCGGCGGGCTCCTTGGTCGCGAAATCGGTGTGGCCTTGCGCCGCACGGGATTCCCCGAACAGGCGGAAGCCCTGGTGCATGATCTGGCGCTTCACCGACGGCATCAGCAGCTCGACCGCTTGGGCGAAGGTGCCGACCGGGGTATCGATCCGATGCGGACGGTCCTCCAGCGCGCGGATGACGATGGTGGCGGCCTGCTCCGGGTCGGGAACCGGAAGCGCGCGGTACAGGTCGGTCGGCGCGATCATCGGTGTGCGCACCAGCGGCATCCGCACCGAGGTGAACGTGATTCCGGCATCGCGGTTCTCGACCGCCGCGATCTCGCTGAAGTTGTCCAGCGCCGACTTGCTCGCCACATACGCGGCGAACCGGGGCACCTTGGTCTGCACCGCGATCGAGGAGATGTTGACCACATGTCCGAAGTGGCGTGCCCGCATCGACGGAAGTAATCCGAGGATGAGCCGCACAGCGCCGAAGTAGTTCACCGCCATGGTGCGCTCGAAATCGTGCATCCGGTCGGTCGAGTTCAGCACCGAACGACGGATCGAGCGGCCGGCGTTGTTCACCAGGTAGTCGACGTGACCGTGGTCGTCGAGCACGCACTGCACGAGCTTCTCGACCGCATCGGAGTCGGTGATATCGCAGGGATAGGCATGTGCCACACCGCCTTCCGCGCGCACTGCGTCGGCGGCGGCGGCCAAGTCGTCATGTCCGCGGGCGACCATGAGCACTGTGGCGCCGCGCCGGGCGACCGCGTGCGCGGTGGCCAGACCGATGCCGGAGGAGGCGCCCGTGATGAGAACGACCCGGCCCGCAAGCGGATCACCGGTGAGGGATACCCGGCCGCGCTGCGGATCGAGGTGATCGCGCCAGTACTGCCACAGGCGCTCGGCGTAGCTGTCGAACGATGGCACGGTCAGGCCCGCGCCGCGCAGTTGGGCGCGGGTGGAGTCGCTGATGAAATCGGCCGAGAACGACGTGTGCGGCGCGACCTCGGCGGGAATGCCCAACTGCTCCAACAGGAAATCGCGCATGGCCGGGACACCGGGGATCTGCGCGAGCCCGCTGAGCGCGAGGCCGCTGCCGGGTACCGGGCCGACGCCGGACGGTGCGCCCGCCGCGGCGGCGAGTGCGCTGTAGATCTCGCTGAACGGCTGCGGCGCCGGGTTGACCAGGTGGAACGTGCGGCCGTCCAGGCCGGGGCGGCGGACCAGCTCGACCATGGCAGCGGAGACGTAGTCGACTGGGACGATGTTGGTCGCGCCGAGATCGGGCAGAGGTACCGGCAGATCGGTCGGCAGCGCGCCGAGCTTGGCGATGGCGGCGAAGAAATAGTACGGGCCGTCGATCTTGTCCATCTCGCCGGTGTGGGAATCGCCCACGATGATCGCGGGCCGGTACACCCGCCAGCGCACGCCGCGCGACTCGCGAACGAGCTTCTCGGCGGCGAATTTTGTGCGGTGATACGGCGAGGTCAGCTGCTGTCCGAGATCGAAGTCCTCTTCGAAGAACTTGCCTTTGTGATCGCCCGCGACCGCGACGGAGGAGACGTGGTGCAGTACCGCGTCCAACTCTCGGGCCAGCGCAAGGACCGAGCGGGTGCCCGCGACGTTGGCGGCGTGCGCGGTGTCCTCGTCGGCGGTCATGTCATAGACGGCGCCCAGGTGGATGATGTGGTCGGCCGACGGCGCTTCGCAGGCCAGGCCGAGCCCGTCGGCGGTGAGGTCGCCGATCAGCGCGAAGACGCGCTCGCCGCCACGCCAACCCGCTGCGAGCTCGGTGAATTTTGCCAACGACGCCTCGCGCACCAGCACGTGCACGATCGCTTCGGGATCGCGATCCAGGAGATCCTGCACAACCCGCCGGCCCAAGAATCCGGTACCGCCTGTAACGATGTAGGAAGCCATCGCACTCTCCTGCTGTTCGCTTGAATCATGTTGTCGCACAAGTCAGTCGGCATGCAGCAGTGG
The DNA window shown above is from Nocardia sp. NBC_01730 and carries:
- a CDS encoding SDR family oxidoreductase, with the protein product MASYIVTGGTGFLGRRVVQDLLDRDPEAIVHVLVREASLAKFTELAAGWRGGERVFALIGDLTADGLGLACEAPSADHIIHLGAVYDMTADEDTAHAANVAGTRSVLALARELDAVLHHVSSVAVAGDHKGKFFEEDFDLGQQLTSPYHRTKFAAEKLVRESRGVRWRVYRPAIIVGDSHTGEMDKIDGPYYFFAAIAKLGALPTDLPVPLPDLGATNIVPVDYVSAAMVELVRRPGLDGRTFHLVNPAPQPFSEIYSALAAAAGAPSGVGPVPGSGLALSGLAQIPGVPAMRDFLLEQLGIPAEVAPHTSFSADFISDSTRAQLRGAGLTVPSFDSYAERLWQYWRDHLDPQRGRVSLTGDPLAGRVVLITGASSGIGLATAHAVARRGATVLMVARGHDDLAAAADAVRAEGGVAHAYPCDITDSDAVEKLVQCVLDDHGHVDYLVNNAGRSIRRSVLNSTDRMHDFERTMAVNYFGAVRLILGLLPSMRARHFGHVVNISSIAVQTKVPRFAAYVASKSALDNFSEIAAVENRDAGITFTSVRMPLVRTPMIAPTDLYRALPVPDPEQAATIVIRALEDRPHRIDTPVGTFAQAVELLMPSVKRQIMHQGFRLFGESRAAQGHTDFATKEPAAPDTRRSRGPLAVLAPVIMPLMAMPGPAARVARIVPGLQW
- a CDS encoding cold-shock protein — its product is MIGGIVKFFHAEKGWGAIASAELPDGHDVWVHFSVIEGTGFLALEAGDRVEFHYEAARQDSFRYRATRVRKL